AGTCCAAACACTGACCGTAGACCTTAGACCAGTCCAAACACTGACCATAGACCAGTCCAAACTCTGACCGTAGACCAGTCCAAACACTGACCGTAGACCTTAGACCAGTCCAAACACTGACCATAGACCAGTCCAAACACTGACCATAGACCAGTCCAAACACTGACCGTAGATCTTAGACCAGTCCAAACACTGACCGTAGACCAGTCCAAACACTGACCGTAGACCAGTCCAAACACTGACCTTAGACCAGTCCAAACACTGACCGTAGACCAGTCCAAACTCTGACCGTAGACCAGTCCAAACACTGACCGTAGATCTTAGACCAGTCCAAACACTGACCATAGACCAGTCCAAACACTGACCGTAGACCTTAGACCAGTCCAAACACTGACCGTAGATCTTAGACCAGTCCAAACTCTGACCTTAGACCAGTGTCAACTCACCGCTCCAGACATCCAGGTAGCGTAGTCGCTGCTTATGTACGCTGCCAGGTTTGAGACCTCCGTTGGGGTCCCGAGTCGACCGGTTGGGATTCGACCGATCATCGCCTTCTCAAACTCTCCAGTTGGGTCCAGACGGCTGAAGGCTCCCTaaataaaagcaacaacaaacagtTAAACAAATAACTACaaacaaacatcatcatcatcgataAGCGGGTGTGCGGTACCTTGGTTCTAATTGGTCCAGGCTGGATTATGTTAAACCTGTGACCATAGCGCCCCCACTCCGCAGCCAGAGATCTGACGACAACAACAGTGTTACCGTGTGTTATACCATAACACATGTCAGCAATAACAGAAGCATCCAagagcagaggtcagaggtcagactgACTTGTAGAGCGCCTCCACCCCAGCCTTTGCTGACGCACTCGGGACCACAAACCCAGAACCTGACTCAGCGTAGATGGTGGTTATGGCGAGGAAAGACGCACCTAAACaataaatcaacaacaacatcataAAAGATGCACCTTCAAAAACAATCAACAAAACCATAATAACTCCGGACTCTAGATTAGTCTCCCGCCTCTTTGGCCCTTTCAcaatatgcgttcttgtgtggactcctgttctcgtggactcgtgaGACGTCATCAGTCGCTTGTAATACTAAATGTATTAGTAAGACCAGCTGATCAAGTtagctgctgttccaattgcgTAAATGACCGTTCTCTGTTCTCCCGAACCCGTGAATCAGGACGGAGTCTGATctcgccgtcttaggtattgagaCTCCTGACTCTGGATCAGTCTCTAACCTCTCTGACTCCGGATCAGTCTCTTGCCCAGCTCCAGGGTGATGTAGGCGGTCCCGTTGAGGACAATGTCTGTAATGCTTTTCCAGGCGTTTGGGGACAATTGTTCAGATGGACAGACAAAGTTTCCTGCCGCGTTGTTGATGATCACCTAGACCAATCAACCAATGAGGAAGGTTAACGAGGGGTCTTCACAAGGACTCTAAaaccaggatgtgtgtgtgctcttacATCAGGAAGTCCAGTTAGAGACTCAACCTGGTCGACACAAAAAGAGACGGCTTCTGGATCTCTGACGTCACACTGGACCGCATGGACctgagacaaagaggaaggggAACCAGTTATGATCAGAACAGTTCAGACCAGGCCACTTCCGACTAGACCAGATCAGTTCAACAGATTAAAAACGGTTGGAGCAAAAGGAGCAGTAGATTGCATCTGGACTGAGACGTTAGTCTGGTTCTGATTCTAGCATTTATTGTTGATTTTAGCTCTGGTTCTGATTCTAGCTCTGGTTCTAGCTTCAATTCTGTCATAGTTTAAGTTTTGGTTCTGGTTCTAGTTAGTTACCTTGTTTCCGGTCTGGCAGCTGATCTCCTCGGCTGTTTTCTGCAGAACCTCCAACTTCCTGAACCACAAACAAAATCCCTCTTCAAAACAAACGTTAGCATAGCATCAAGCAGCGGTAGCATTGCACGTTGGGTTCACACCGGTGCAAGAAGCTTGTGGTACCGCTGTGAAGCTAACAGTGGCTGTTGGTTTGCCTCTTGACCTGCTGGCGATGACACACTGGGCTCCCAGTTGAGACAGCGTGGTGGTCATGGCCCGGCCCAGGCCAGTCCCTCCCCCCGTGATGAATGCCACCCGGTCCTTGAAGCTTCCTGTCGGCAGCATGACGCATTCAATCGGCGGGAAGAACGCTGACTGGGAAAGAGGAGGGGAGCCAGACTGCTGAAGAAGAGCGGCCGAGCTGTGGATCCATGACTGAGTCAGGACGGAACCCAAACAGGATCAGAACCGGAAAAGAATCAAAACCACAACAGGCTTAGAACTtcatgtttaaattaaactttaacgTCTGTATCCACAGTGAGGCTTGTTAATGTCCatcattgtgcattaaaactaacGATTTTTGAATTAAAGGACAAGAGGACTGTCATCAAGACGTCAGCGTCAAAGGGActgtaatgataataataaatacatatttaacaaatatgtatttactgAATACTTTTTGTAACATATTTCATGTGTGGTCAGCTGCTTGAAACTGATTATATTGATTTGTTTCACAATGTACTTTTTTAtctcttattttttaaattctatCCTCCCCGTAGCCCGTAGCCTtctattttatactgtagatctaaaaaatcccattttactgtccaatgttatgcaccaaccaacATGTCTAACCTATATTGGCAATAAACATTCCTGATTGATGGAAGAGTTCACCGATAACATTATTGATCACAGATATTAAATACACTCTTagtcagaatcagaatcagctttattgccatgagagccaccatgcgagcatcatCATGAGGAGAGGGCCAACAAATGCCCCCATGATTCTCACCTTGACTGATGTTGCGCAGGCAGGAAGAATCGAAcgttattaaaaagaaaaggaggcttCTTAATCAGACCTGTGAGTACGCGGAGAGCAAATCTAGTGTGCAGCttttatcacggaaaacgatcatttctaaaaactccggccaaagtggagatttctgaaaactctgtttttgtgtttgcgtgtgaactcgGTCCAAcggagttttaggttgtcaaacaTCACAGTGTGcgacttgttgttggttttgagaattctgattggtttgcacgtctttatccttctcgttacactgccgactacaggtttggcgtagttatgatggcgcccggggccgtatttatgcgggttcatataaacagaaacttttttgaaaacggaggggcagaaatattcgTTTCTGTAAATACCCGGCCATGTGTGAATGTGGCCTGAGTCGATCCCTGAACTCCCAGTTGACTTCCTCTGAGACGGGAAACTGAGTATccgcttccagaacagctgatctgcgttagttcaatGGACTCGTGCATGACGGttataaaaagccatcatcaatggagccccgataGCACGAGTCACCACGAGTCACCATGACgacagtaaataaaagagctATTTCCCTGCGATGGAGTtggaggtccttctgcaggccgGTGAGCATGAGCACGTATTTCGCTGCAAATGAAATACAGcagcgaaggagagagagagactgcgtggGGAAGAATCGCTGCCCGAGTCAACGCGTAAGTTTAAATGTACTGTTCCATTGACATGACATTTAACCGTAAGATCGGCGCAGGCCATAGTTATGAATATAAGTAGGAATGAAATCTGATTTTCATTTAGGTGCAATCcaacaggggaaaaaaggacctggaagcagctaaaaatgaaatttaaaaagatAATTCAAAAAGGTATGACATATATTGCTATGATTGCACCTCACtttaattttaattcattttttttaattgactttggctattaaacaaagtaaatattaattcagtggctacttgaaatagtaaattaaacccctaataaaatgttgattttacacgtcttttcacttaataccccacttagacacatttttattttatacctaaGTGTCTCCTAtcgaagtcatttaaaatgtgactctgtagcctacaccaacactcattaattaattaatactaattaaaaaacaaagaaacattgagttctgctcagccaacagaaagaaggcagcCACCTGCAATCCTGTGGAATTCCTCTTTGATGGTTCTAAGAGGTTTGTGTCCGGGAAACACGCGTTTCAGTGCGAGGGGAACTTTCCTCACAGCTCTGCAAACTGCTGCCTTGCCAAAGTGCTCTGCATCCCCGATGTTATAAAGAAAACCaccatttgcaaaaaaacgtAGCGCGATGCACAAGATTTGCTCCGATGTGGGCGCACGTCCGTGTGTGAGGTTGGTGATATACGGCCGGAGAATGTTAGTGAGATAAATGATCCCTTGTGAGGAAAAGCTgtagcgttctaacagaaattcctctggaaatgataaaacgtctaatctgggtcggaagactctctcgtgacgtaaagcatttcgaatCACGACGGCTTCGATGTCAATTGGATTCGGTAGAAAAGGGCAATCCGTGTCTACCACGGTAGAAACTCCGggtttcttatagtaaacctgccagcgagcaggtgatgttcacagagtctgttaccatggtgattgacccagagtctgttaccatggtgattgacccagagtctgttaccatggtgattgactcagagtttccctgatctcagagttaacttactctgagttttcacataacccgcttCCTGGAAACCCCCCGGGTCACGCCTATAGCAACGCACGGCTAATTCACTGGCGTTAGCGTCTTTTACTGACTCTGGTTACGGAAATGTTtactttcataattaaaacagtatttggctCGAAAGGTAATGAGCTAACGCCTACTTTAACAGCATCAAATCCCCTCAAAACATTACACGATAagttttattaatagttttaccGGATAGTTAGCTAAAAACTGTCCGCGTCAGGAGACAGTGACGGTACGTAGTTGTGATTGACGGAGATGTTTCTACGTCATAATCGAACATTTGGGAATTCCGATCCAGCCTTTGACTCTGATAGTTAAGGAATGAGCTGCAGTGCGCGTGCACGTCCTGATCAGAGTGCATGAGGAAGTGAGTGAAAGGTCAAACTACAGaaactgttttcatttgttCGTTCAATAAATATTCAATGACGTCACCTCTACCGTCAGACCTTTGATTATtaattttgctgttttttttcttatgacTTCTTTGCAATGTCACGCATAACTATcttcatattttatatattatatatttaaatgtttctcaCCGTGTGAAATGAAGTCCTCGCCGAAAGGAGAAGTTTAGCTTTCCTCCATAACATCGAGGTCGCCATGTTGTTCAAGactgatgacctttgacccggatGAGACCAACgtagaggagaaggggaggggcgCTCATGGGAAATGCAGTTAAGACAAAGGACAAATACAAAGTTACACAAAAATCAGGATATtattaatgtaatgtacattTCAGTGTTTAGTCCCTATGTTATATGTGAAAATGTCATATATTAAACAGGACGAAAGCCCCCAAGAACAAGAaacatttgatcaaataaagCAAACCTATAATTCAAAAATAATGTCCTAATCGACGCACCCCTGTGAGGGATGGTTCGGTCCAGAATGTGACGAAGATGACGTGTCCCCGTAATGCGTCTAAAAGAATCTCACTTAAGAGtaaaattccatttattttgtacaatTTCCTGTCGAAACATACCTCACACGTGAGGTGATCGATATCCAATCAGTTCCGCATCCCATACTGACCTCCTGTGGTTTAAGGATCGGGCGGACGGGGTTTTATTTACAAGGGCTTCCTGTTTGCTCTGACCTCTACGGTACCGGACCGGTGTGGTCCGACAGTCGGACCACGGAGCTGCCCAAAGGAACCGACCTGCCGATCAATCAGCAGTGATCGATGACAGATGGAGGCGCGAGTCTCCGAACCCAAACTGATTCTGGTCTTCAGCGGGAAACGGAAGTCCGGGAAAGACTACGTGACGGACCTGATCCAGAACCGGTAAACCGAGCGGATGGCTTCTTATTGGTCATCGATCAATGGGTCTCTGATCAGTTTGAACACGAGGATgatcatgttttctgtttgtgagTTAACTGTGACGTCAGGACACGGACGTAATACGGTTTTATTGCAGtactttgtttcttcctctgTAGTTTAGGTTCTGATGTTTGCGGCGTCCTGCGTCTGTCCGGACCTCTCAAGCAGCAGTACGCTCAGGTGacgcgcacgcgcgcgcgcgcacacacacacacacacacacacacacacacacacgtacgtcaCGCTGGTTCTGGTGGTTCTGCAGGAACACGGTCTGGACCTGGATCAGCTGATGGGTTCTGGTCTCTATAAGGAGCAATATCGAGCTGACATGATCCTTTGGGGGGAAATTCGACGACAGCAGGACCCCGGGTTCTTCTGTCGCCTAGCAACCAGAGGGGTACAGCAGCCCGTGTGGGTACGTCACCGTGCGGCTAGCTGCTAGCTAGTTGTAAGCGctctgctctgattggtcggGTGACGCGctctgctctgattggtcagGTGGTGAGCGATGCCCGGCGGCTGTCAGACCTGCAGTGGTTCTGGTCGGAGTTTCCGCGACAGACTCAGAGTGTCAGGGTTCAAAGCTCAGACGAAACACGCCAACAGAGGGGGTGGAGCTTCTCAGCAGGTTAGGTCACCTGTCTGCTTACCTGTCAGCTTTCCTCTCCATTTGTTGCTTCACCGGTCTGTTTACCCGTCCGTCCCTCAGGTGTTGATGATGCAGAGTCAGAATGTGGGTTGGACAGCAGGGTTGAATTTGATTGGATCATCACCAATGAGACCAACGCCCCCTCGTTAGAAGAGCAGCTGCGACCAATCCTGAAGTTGGCTGAGGAAGCAGTGTCACTGACAGCCATGGATCAATAAACACATTGATAAGTGATGAATGTTAGGTCTGTGGATTATTGGTTTTCTGATCAATAAAGTTTGGACTCTTCAGTGCTGTCACTCACTGCTTGTTCACATCAAAGCAAAGACTCACGGGAGATTTTCACCCTATAAGTCACCAGCCGGCACTAATAAGAACTAATTTCGTCAATGAACTGAAACTAGAACCCGCATATATTGATCTGTAGTTTCTAGGTTTGTCTGATGTAATGATGCTGACACTGCATCAGGGAACAAACATCAAATGTTTGTTCGTCTGACATGAACAAAAACGAGTCAGTTTGGATCTACATTTCAGTGAccgtgcttttattttataaaattcTCAATTTGTCATGATTTATTACAATGAGTTGTGACATCACCGCTTCCAagtaaaaacatttccaaactTGACTCattgggtcaaaggtcatctgtgGTTTCAATTCATCCCTGGGCCGCAATAAGGCGGCAGAATGCCCCGTGGGGATTGGCTGCCTTTAACCCCGCCTTCTAGGAACAAACAAATCATTGGCTCTAATCAATCTTTAATGTGGCAAAAAAAGCTAACGAGAAACCGTTAAGACGAACACTTCATTAGTTCAGAATTAGTCAACGAGTACACGGCTGTTAGTTAAACTCCCTTATAGACAAAGAACATCAAGCAGCTCCCCAACTGGCCTCCTTCACATaatactgggggggggggtggttggcACTGGCAACGGGGGCGCAAGGTTTCAGTAAAGCAACAATCACAGGAATGTGTGAAAGCAGGAATCATTAAGGGGGTGTGAAGGGAACGAGGTGATGGGGGGGATGTTTGGTCCTCCTTTATCCAGCGGAGGACGAGTGATGGGAATGTTGTAGCCATCCACCTGTCgggtagcgggggggggggggggggggggggggggggttcagcagGAGTTCAGCTCCTCCATGGTCTGATTCAGGGTTGCCTGAAGCTCCATGTTGGAATTTCGGGCCGAAGACAaagcatctgaaaaaagtttgaaaaaaaatgagatgACTTATGAATAAAGCCTAAATAGTCATTTTTATAGCACAAGGAGAGACTCACCCTCCAGCCCGTCGATGGTTCGCTCCAGTTTGGCCACTGACCGCTCGGCAGCTTCGGCTCTGATCTCCgcctgcagacaggaagtgacatcaggtAACGAGTGCTCTGACGGGGCGGGAGGCCCTTTCTGGATACGCCTATATGTCCTTGAGACGTCAGTCGCAGCTCGAGTACTGCTCCAATTCTAAAGTTTGCATCTCACCGAGGACGCATAATCCACGGATGGGAGTCGTCCTGACCAttttacccagaatgcattggAGCAGACTTCTTGCGAGAGCCAAACATCCCCGAACACATTTCACATCAGCAACAGACACCAACGGCAGAGCAACATAAACACAACcaagtcaaatgaaatgttcCCTTAAGACAGAGTCACATTTCAGGCCTTTTTCAAGGCGAGAAGTTCATTGTTTAAGCAACATAGTTTGTCAACATTGAGCCTTCTTAActaagccacacacacacacacacaatgttgtttttcttccaaaggCCTTACACATCTGCTGAGACTCCATTAAATACCAGCAGGTATTACATGTAGAAGCTCACAAAGGGCCGTGGTCGGACCTTCCAGCAGGACAACGATCCAAAGCACACCTCAAAATCTACCAACAGCGTTCACAGAATAGGAGCGTCCTCCAGACTGCGCGCTTAGCTTTCCAGGTTTTGAGAAGGGTTAGCGGCTCACCTCCTTCAGCTTGTTGCTCAGGTTCTTGATCTCCTCTTCATACCGGTCCTCCTTATGAGAGtactgagacagacagacagtcagtgCTCCAGCTCACAGGAATATGTTTAACTCCTGCAGCAATGGAGAAGTGTGGCCATTCGACCGTCCATGATGCTCTACCAgtggacctcctcctcctcctaccttCTCAGCCTGGGCCTCCAGAGACTTTGAACCAGTGAAGACTGttttcagctcctcctccaacacGCGACTCTTActgcaggtcaaaggttaaaTAGACAGTTTGTTTTAGGGACCTTGCGAGGGTCTTTATGTCTTGGTGACATTTCAGAAGGTAAGTTTAGTGGAACCATCAGTGGCGCAGCAGGTTAAAGTCatgcagagagcagcagcaggaggaggagctgaagcagcaactagaggtcagaggtcaggaggaggagctcctctGGTTCTCATTTACAGCAGGTGAGGGTACCTTGTCCTCCGATGCCTGCAGGGTCTTCAGCGACTGGTCAAAGCTCCTCAACTGTTCCTCCAACTTCTGAACCTTACTGTTAGACCGGTGGACAGACAAGCAGCGGGacatgcagcagcagacaggCAGAGGAAGACCGATGGAGAGATTAGAGCGCTCGTTAGGAGGCAGCGTGACGTCGTCGGTCTAATTGCGACGTCACAAGAACTAGAAGCCGCTGACAGACGGAGACAagtggaggggtgtgtgtgtgtgtgtgtgtgtgtgtgtgtgtgtgtgtgagagacctcTCGCCCTGCTCAGCTCGGTTTTCAGCTCGTTCCAGttcaccttccaccatcacCAGCTTACGAGCCACCTGTCAACCAAAACACTGAaccataaatacatttataataaGAGTAGATGAagtccagcgttctgattggttcagaGAGAGTCACTAGGTGTGTATTATTCAGCAGTAATGTACAGTACCTGTTCACATGAGTcagtatcactgcgcactcagagctgcagtcagttacttCCCGAGGGAGCTTTtagcattggaagtaaaacaggaCGGGAGAACTGAGCAGaagaattcctccacgtgtcaaacagaaggggggcgagtggcaaacggaccacttaatgcaccgctatgctaagctagctgctaggctacttccatctcaacatgtaACGCCACCCTGCGCGGcgcacagtctgcagaggaccaccactgtgtccctaaaagacagtggtttgaaaatgtcctgctaaatgtggggacattGCTGGACTTCAAAcacgttaaatgatggagagcaaagtgcacgaggacgaccGGAAGAgccgctagttcaacatgttccaccaggtggaattctgcctccaagatgatcaaatgtgtggagttttgtgtttaaaataacattaacaattaaacaacagtgtctaaaatacatgctttataaagtgattactcattacttagatttagaaaaacattcattataaacaacaacatccattAATCGTCATTAatcaatttcaaaatgtgcgattagtTGTTTTCTTATTCTATTGACAGCCCCAATAAGAATTCTATTTATATCAATAATTTAATTCCACACTTGCTATTAATCCAATACGGCACCCTGCCGTTCCCAACACCACCTTCTGTAGACAGCGAGCTAACTAGCATAGCACAGGGCCGACCCTTTGGTCAACGCtgaagttaataaaaataaaaacttgttCAGAGAAATCAGTCAACACGTCTGCTAAGAGATGGAGATCCACATCATCAGAGTAACGTTTTAGTACCTCCTCATATTTGCGGTCGGCCTCCTCAGCGATCAGCTTGGCTTCTCTCAGCTggacctccagctgctccatcttctcctcatcCTTCAGAGCTCTATTCTCAATCACCTTCATACCTCTGAAAGAGCATCCGACAGGGAGACATTAAGGAATCAGTCTCCTTGTTGGAGCCATAAACCCTCCAGGCGCGTCTTACCTCTCGCTCTCGTCGGCTGACTTCTCCACCTCGTCCAGTTtatggagggtggaggacagTTGCCCCTGGGCTCGCTCCAGAGTGTCCTCGCTGAGCTGCAGGCGGCGACTGAGAGCAGTCACCTCCGCCTCCGCCTGCGTGACACAGAGCAGGGGTCAGGAGTCCTCACTACATTCACATTGCTCTTCCAACACAGGTAAGTGACAACCTGACAGACCCTCCTGACCtggacagggtgtgtgtgtgtgtgtgtgtgtgtgtgtgtgtgtgtgtgtgtgtgtgtgtacctcctctctgctccgcttctccttctccacctccttctgcaGTCTGGCGGCTCGGTcatccgcctcctccgcctgctcctGCAGCACTTTGATCTTCTTCTTCACGGCATCGATGCTGTTTAGTCCTCCGCTCATCGTCGTCTTCTGCAGGAGGAACGTTACAGCGTCATTACTTTGTAGTTTGAAGTTACTTAAAAAGGGAAAACTACTGACACAACGTAATGGCAGAAGACACGGTAACCACGGTAACCACAGATTAAACGGGTGGTTTGATTGAAAGCAGCAGATTGATCAAAATCCAATCTGGTAAATATCAACCACATTTATTGCTGTTAACTTGTTGGTGTTTGAAGCGTAACCCAAAAAACTACTGATGTGCAAATAAATATTCACAATGGTGGAATAGTCATTTTAGTTTAACTgctaacaaagacaaaaataatgtaagtatatacacacacacacacacacacacacagttgtgtatgtggaagtaaaacaaacaaaagaaccgagcagaggaattcctccacgtgtcaaacgaAGCAAACtgaccactttaggactgataagctaagctagctgctaggctaaactagctgctaggctacatccatctcaacatctacctgcagaggaccacccgtgtgtccctaaaagacagtggtttgaaaacgtcatTGTTGGGACTTCAAACACGTCAAACGACGGAGACCtcagagcaaagtgcacgaggacgacaggaagaggAACATGTTCCACCTCAAAGACGATCACATGGGGCAGTTTGGGTTTGAAATACAACACAagtgtgtctaaaatacacgctttctaaagtgattacttgtTAAAACAAATCGTATAGTTTAATTAACTTTTAATAGTaataatgaatttcaaaatgtgcaattaactAGTTAACTTGTTTTAATCTGTTGACAGACCTTTTTGAGTCAGTTATCACTAATTATTGATTAATTGCATAATAAACACGTTATTCCTCTATACAAGTCAGGCTGAAGTAATTCGTTCGAATTAGCACGTTAGCTCCGGATGCTAACAGCGACCACCGCCCTGTTAGCATGCCAGCTAGCGCTCGAAGCTAGCGGACAGCGGTCGACATGTTCCGGAGGGATTAGCCTCACCTGTCCGAGTCCTCTGGAGAAAACGCACCTGTGGCTCGTGCCCGACTTAATCTGTCGCCGTCACTTCCCTGTTAGCAGGGTAACTAGCTGCTAGCGGGCTAAGGGAGCTGCTGGCTCACTTTTAAACTGGGAGAAGTTACACAATACTCGGTATCGGTCTGAAGCGGCACGTGGACTCGGGTCTCTGGTTCCGGTTCTGGTCGCACTTTCAGGTCTCGGTGTTGGTTCTGGTCCTTAATCTGCGATCCACCGCTTCCTCGTCCAGCCAACTCCCAAGCGACGACAACACCAACTTCCGGGTTAAATTCCCTCCACCAGAAGTGACGAAAAATGGCCTTCCAAATTAAAAGCGTCTATAAAATCTGTAGAAAACATCGACATAACATGTCATACaatacatgtgttttattataggaaattctttttaatgtattttcagtTTTATCACACTTTGACTTTGTATCAACaggaaaatattaaatatttgaaatagTAAATCAATAGAAAAATGATCAGGTTACTTAACAAGTGAGCAGCTTTCTTACTTTTACATTAggggtcatttagcagacgcctttatccaaagccacttacattacactttaaatccatgtctttttcacatttttcccggggagcaattaggtgtcgggtgtcttgctcaggaacacttAGACTTGAGAGatgggcagccgggactcgaaccaccaaccttgcagttctcagcacacccgctctaccccctgcgcca
This genomic stretch from Gasterosteus aculeatus chromosome 20, fGasAcu3.hap1.1, whole genome shotgun sequence harbors:
- the LOC120811160 gene encoding uncharacterized protein LOC120811160 isoform X1, encoding MSGGLNSIDAVKKKIKVLQEQAEEADDRAARLQKEVEKEKRSREEAEAEVTALSRRLQLSEDTLERAQGQLSSTLHKLDEVEKSADESERGMKVIENRALKDEEKMEQLEVQLREAKLIAEEADRKYEEVARKLVMVEGELERAENRAEQGESKSRVLEEELKTVFTGSKSLEAQAEKYSHKEDRYEEEIKNLSNKLKEAEIRAEAAERSVAKLERTIDGLEDALSSARNSNMELQATLNQTMEELNSC
- the LOC120811160 gene encoding uncharacterized protein LOC120811160 isoform X2, translated to MSGGLNSIDAVKKKIKVLQEQAEEADDRAARLQKEVEKEKRSREEAEAEVTALSRRLQLSEDTLERAQGQLSSTLHKLDEVEKSADESERGMKVIENRALKDEEKMEQLEVQLREAKLIAEEADRKYEEVARKLVMVEGELERAENRAEQGESKVQKLEEQLRSFDQSLKTLQASEDKYSHKEDRYEEEIKNLSNKLKEAEIRAEAAERSVAKLERTIDGLEDALSSARNSNMELQATLNQTMEELNSC